CGCAGGCAGTCTGACGGTCAGGAGTCAACTTTGCAGCATTATTGAGTCCTTTAACTCCACCACAACAAGCCGGTGGCACAGGACCCCTTTCATTAGGTACCCTAAGCATGGCGCCAAGGTGCTGACCACCTGGCGCCAAGGGtcggtcgggtcatgggtcaaaacgggttctcGTCGAAACCGGATCGGGTTaaaatgggttaattaaaaaaagggttattttggttcgggtcgaaacaggTTTGGGTCAgaacgggtcgggtcgggttggttaaaaaaatgttttttttaagttattgAGAAAAACAGTGAGCATGAAGAAAAGATAAAAACTGTTAGCGAGAAGAATAACGAACTCGAGAGAACCTGCGAGTCGCTTCATGTTGAAAAATCGGCTCTTGTACAGTTGTACTTGAGAAAAGTGTTCTTTTGTCTCAGTTACGTGTTATAACGGTTAACATGCAGAAACTCGTGGATCAAAACACGCTTCTTGAGGATTCTCTTTCGACCGCAAACACCGAACTCAAAGATCTCCGAGAAAAATCAAAGGGTTTGGAAGAGGTTTGTGAGTTGCTCTTGTACTTGAGAAAAGTGTTCTTTTCATTATTCTTTATATCCAATTTTCATCCACTTCACCAATCCCCTAACCTACATCTAACTATAACCTTTACTCTATTACAGACCCGATAGGTGGATTTGCCTATATGTATACACCCGATAGGTGGATTTGCCTATATTATGTATACAATTAGTGACCTTTTTTGGCTGAACCATTTCGGTAGCTAGCTTTGCAGCATTTTTGTTGTAAATATGCAATTGTTTCTCACTATAAAAATCCTTTGGTAAAGGCTATCCCGACGAAATGTCGTCGGGAAAGGCCGCCGTATCAGATGGGTTTTCATTATGCGTATATTGGTCACAAATATATGTCGCCTTTGCTTTTTTTATCAATGCAATTAAAGTCACATTTTAAgggaaaaaacaaacaaaaatccGTTGTATGCTATTAAGGAATTACACCGAAAGAGTTCTAACCTGATAAGGCGACCATTTCTCTTGTGTTAGGTCCCTTATTAGCAAAGTTGCTGATAAGTTCACCTAAATTCATATTCCCTCTTGAAAGATCAGTTGCGGCTTCTGCCGCGTTTGAATCTGGAGAATCTCTTCTTCCAAGTCTTACGGTCCATGACTGCCCCCCAACCTACATAGTGAAATAATTATAAATTTATGAACCTATGTTTTACATGTAATTAATTTAGTTTTATTACTACCACGACAGAAGCATCACGAGCTGCAACCGCGAGTATATCAGCACACGATACAACTCCAGGACATACACTCTCGACTGCAGCTTTAGCAACATCTATAACATCATATCCCAACACACCATCATTGGCTGGTGACTCCTTCTCACTGCCAGCACCTCCTAGCAAAAGAGATGCATCACAACCCTATAAAATTATTTACCAGGTTCATAATTTAAAATTGCATGTTCTTATGTCTAATCACCATAATGGAATGGAATAAAGATCATAACCTGAACGAAACAATCATGAAAATGAAGGCAAATAACCAAGACTGCATTGCGACCATTACGTGATACCGCAACATTAATTGAAGTTTGAATGGTTGAAAGTGCATTAGGGTACGCCTACTCTGATCATCATATGCCATATAATAAtaatcaatataaataaataacataaaaacaaaGGAAAGATGGTTATCCCCAAATCCCCTCACCTGAAACAACTTCCAATTCAATGTAGTTGGTCCTGTAAATCCAATGCAAGCTTAACGGTTTTGAGAGTAATCAAAACTCAAAGGCTGCTGCTGACAAAATGGAGCCTGTCACCAAAATCaactaaaaatcccaaaataagtCCACATAGATGATAAATCACTAAATTGGCACTTGATAATCAGAATatacaaaaaacaaacaaaaagaaatcataaaaaaccaaaaaaaaaaaaggagaaCAAGGAATGACTCTAAGAATACGCATAAATGGTCAATTAAACCATGTCAAAACATACCTCTACTGATATATTAAACCACATTAGAAGTTACCTACAACATACACAACAAATTGGGAGCATTAATTCAatatacaaaacataaaataaaacagaaaaaagATAATATTCGATATCAAGAGGGTGGAGAGCAGCAAACAGATGGTAAATATGAGTATATATACCAAATTAatttaaaaatcaagcacaaaTCAGAAAACCTAGAGGATAAATAGAGTGAAATAAAACCTGACGAAGAACGCTGGTGGAATCATGCAAACATCAAGTCGTTGGCATAGTTTTcaccgaagaagaagaagaagaagaagaagaagaagaagaagaagggggCAATGAACACACGAATCGACTGAACAATGAAGCGTTTGCAGAACACCAAAATAGAGTCATGGGGCGATTGTAGGTCTCTGATTTGGATTGAAACGCAGGTGAAATGGCAATGGGTGGTTTTGATAAAGAGAAAAATAACGAGGAAGATCTTTGGAATTCCTTATTGAATGTGGCGAGCTAATTAGAGGGACGTCTGTTGGGTTTTCTTTGAGGGCAGGGAAGGAAAATATTTTGAGTGAGTGTAGGGTTAGGTTTGATTTACTATTATACCCTTTTAGTGtcttaaaaatttatatttttgacaATTTTACCCTCACAAAATAAGCATTCATTAGTTGTACATATTGCATAAAATGATGGACGTCATGTAAAATTACATATGtgtacatcacttctcctttttatagtattatagattatagattatttgataaatttcttttaaaattaatattaatattaataactaatatatagatatcatttatttttatccttatctttatctaagattaataaataactttaattttgcaatttagaccctttgttttttttatttttaacccaaagtttttcatcttttgcaatttaatcccaactcttttctattttcaattttggtccaccatacttatcATCTTTTCCAAGTTTTtggtttcgttctaaattttctgagttaatgcaccgcaacgtgcatgtggggttcaacatttttttcgtatattttttcatgtttgactgGCCGTCACAGTACATCTATTTTTCTTCGTTTAACAAGTTCGACCAACGCGCGGGTCCTGGATTGACTTAGTactttttttctatgttttacgtttcggtttaatttctctgcaacgagcgttcgtgattcaaagattccatgtctgcttttcgctcggcgttattttttttgtttttatttaatttgtttttacgagctttttcggtgttggtggtcgctgacattGGTATAGCATTGGTACTACTTGACACAGTTTTATAACAATCACTGCAACGAAGGGACTTAATACTAGTGATATATAAAATATTAGTAgttaaataaaaacaaacacTTAAAAAGACAATTAATATCTATCATAGTTCtgttttaatttatattaaattgaATTAAGTGGTGTTTTGGTACATGATGAATCGTTTGTTTGTTCAAATGAATATCAACCAATAGTTTGTTTAATTAAATTAGTTATagaaatattggattttaataatcttaacTATTTGTCGTTGACCGCCAACagtctcaacttcaaaaataattACTGGCAGtctcaactattaacatattgacTTCCAATAGTCTTAACTTCAACCCCTCAAGCCACATTTTATAAGTTTGGCCATAAAACCATTATCTACACTTTTAACCTAACACCAGAAATTGTATGACATTtgagtaaaaaaaaaaaccttgacaTGTTGTGGACTTATGACACAAACGAGAGTTTATTGTTTTAATATGGATTCATATACATAGCAACTGAACCCAGTAAATCCCACTCATAGCAAAGCTATTTGTAggaatcaaaatatatttcacgAAGTTTGGCCCTTTGCAATATTTTATTACAGTTTACCCCAATTTAGATGATAATATTTATGAAGATCATTCCAATAGATAAAGCTGAATAACTATCATTAATGGCACAAGACTTGGTTAACATTTATATGTATACTATACTCCAAATTTAGAATGTTACGAATAAAGGTCAAGCAACTGGGACAAGTAAGTGCAAATAAGAGAAGGTCGTACAGTGCAAATTATTTATTACATACGAAAGGAAGCGGCATAAACATGCTGATCATGCCACATTAGTTTATATGAAGTGAACTTTTAGCCAAATACATATTGGACTCAATTGGATACAAAACCATGATTACTTTCAATGAAAGCTTAAAACtttacccccagactcaggcttgctgggtggcggtctgcgaggtgggatcacctcggcggttgggaggaccgtggaataaccccccccccccccccccactttcAATGAAAGCTTCAaacttgtcacaaagttgaaaCTCGCATTTCATGATCAACACAAAACAAAATCAGCAAAATCCACACACATAATAGTCTATTAAAGCCTCACACAACGGCAATCCTTAATCCTAAGTTCTTAAGGAAATTAACCAGCGTCACGTCATCAAAATACCAACCTTCATGAAGAAGTTTTTGGGCGTACAATGGCTAACTTTGCAGAAGGTGATGCCCGTGGAATTGGGTGTAAAACCAAATCTCTAAGCATCTCCAGTTCTTCATCAACAGAAACATTGCCATCAAGCACAATTCGCACTTTCTTTAGCACAGGTGACTTGGCCATGATGAGTTTCACAAATTCCATCTCAAGACGTAAGTTACTAAAGTCCTCTATCCACAACGACACAAGATGATCCAACTTCATATCTGGGTAGTCTTGTGGATCCAAGTTCATCTCCAATGTCTCAAGATGATCCAACTTCTCATTATCACACATCTTATTAGAAGATAAGTTAAAAATGTCAATAAAAGTATAAAAGCAACTACCATTGATTAAATAATAAAACTATTTACCAGAAAACCAATTTTCTCCAACAACGAGGAGCTCATTATCATACAAAGCAACGCAGAAATCTCATTTTTTTCGGCCATGCACACATCCAAAAACAAATATTTGAGATGGACTAGTGAATCTGGAAGCTTATGTGGCATGCCACCTGCACACAAGTACTTAAACCGAATACCAAAGTCAGAATTAGCAAACACCATATTCTCACATCAGATGTAATCTTTAATCTGAATACTTACTACCTTCATGTAATACTTTGAGATATCCAAAGTCTGAATCAAAGGCACACACCGAAAAAAGATCAACAAATGTAAACTTGGTTTCTCCTGCCACAAAGTCAAGGCCGTTTTGAGATCCAATCTGCATAAAAAGACCTTTATAATAACATCGTTAATTGAAGGAAAGGAACTTCAAAAAGTGTTGGTTATATGGATCTAACCAAACAGAGATACTCAAGCAGCGGGCACTTGGAGAGGAACTGTTGAAGCATTTGAGGAGGAACCTTAACACGAAAGAAGGTAAGCCTTTTCACTTTACTTCCCCTTTCAAGATAACTTATTATCGGGGCAAACTCAGAATCCAAACGCAGATGACCAACCAATGATCTGAACTCTAGTATTATCGGACCATTGTGTAACAACAGAACGTGGAAGATGGCATAGGCAACCTTATACTTCATCAACTGTCCGCAACACTGATTAGACGGTAGTTTGACCATATCGTCTGTAAATGTAAGTTTAGGCATGCTCCGCCAAGTATAGCGCCATTTCTTTGACAAAACGCTCGTTCTCAGTGCATCTCGAAGTGGCATTCGGGCCAAAATATGTTCAATAATGTTTAGAGGAAGGGTGCTGATGATATCCGATTGAGTTCTTGTAGGGTTTTGATACTCCATAATAATGCTGCTGCAGCAAGGTAGAATGCAAAAAAACAAAATGCAAAATTTGTTACTAGATAACAACAGTTTTGATGATTACCATAGTAGGATTAACAAACATACTTGATGGGTAAAAAACATTTCTTCTTTAGACTCACAACTCAGATTTAGGGCAAACATGGGGgcttcaaataataataataacaaaaacttACTCAAATCAAACTATTTCGTAGTAAGTAGATATACATATACAGTTATACATTTATCAAATTCTTTAACTGAATTAACACTGTTGATGATGACAAGTTGTAAGAAAATATGAATATGAATTACGTACGTACCTCTAGTCTAGTCCAGTGTAGCTAGGGTTTAAGAAAAGGAATCCGCAAGTAGAATTAGTCGATTTGCAGTACTCTCACTCACTCGTCTTGAGACATCCTTTCAATTTGGGGCTTCATCGTCGTTTACTGTTTACTCGCTTTTGACAGGAGGCAATGTGAGAAAATGAAAGTTAATTACACACATAGTCTTGGTTTATTAGTCTTGCTTTATAGCTAGTTTGGTCTTTAGATGCtaactttttttattaacttGTTAAGGTTACGTGCACATCATGTGTGTAGGGATGACAATTAAACCCGAACCCGATGAGTAAATCTAAAACCCGGCATATTTGAGACGGATTTGGGTTGTGTAATCAGGTTTGagattagtttttatttttttttcatgggTTTGAGACATGTTTGGGATTTGGTGGTATACTTGttta
This is a stretch of genomic DNA from Helianthus annuus cultivar XRQ/B chromosome 16, HanXRQr2.0-SUNRISE, whole genome shotgun sequence. It encodes these proteins:
- the LOC110914969 gene encoding F-box/FBD/LRR-repeat protein At1g13570 isoform X3, with the translated sequence MEYQNPTRTQSDIISTLPLNIIEHILARMPLRDALRTSVLSKKWRYTWRSMPKLTFTDDMVKLPSNQCCGQLMKYKVAYAIFHVLLLHNGPIILEFRSLVGHLRLDSEFAPIISYLERGSKVKRLTFFRVKVPPQMLQQFLSKCPLLEYLCLEKPSLHLLIFFRCVPLIQTLDISKYYMKVYLCAGGMPHKLPDSLVHLKYLFLDVCMAEKNEISALLCMIMSSSLLEKIGFLMCDNEKLDHLETLEMNLDPQDYPDMKLDHLVSLWIEDFSNLRLEMEFVKLIMAKSPVLKKVRIVLDGNVSVDEELEMLRDLVLHPIPRASPSAKLAIVRPKTSS
- the LOC110914969 gene encoding F-box/FBD/LRR-repeat protein At1g13570 isoform X4, with the protein product MEYQNPTRTQSDIISTLPLNIIEHILARMPLRDALRTSVLSKKWRYTWRSMPKLTFTDDMVKLPSNQCCGQLMKYKVAYAIFHVLLLHNGPIILEFRSLVGHLRLDSEFAPIISYLERGSKVKRLTFFRVKVPPQMLQQFLSKCPLLEYLCLEKPSLHLLIFFRCVPLIQTLDISKYYMKYLCAGGMPHKLPDSLVHLKYLFLDVCMAEKNEISALLCMIMSSSLLEKIGFLMCDNEKLDHLETLEMNLDPQDYPDMKLDHLVSLWIEDFSNLRLEMEFVKLIMAKSPVLKKVRIVLDGNVSVDEELEMLRDLVLHPIPRASPSAKLAIVRPKTSS
- the LOC110914969 gene encoding F-box/FBD/LRR-repeat protein At1g13570 isoform X2 — protein: MEYQNPTRTQSDIISTLPLNIIEHILARMPLRDALRTSVLSKKWRYTWRSMPKLTFTDDMVKLPSNQCCGQLMKYKVAYAIFHVLLLHNGPIILEFRSLVGHLRLDSEFAPIISYLERGSKVKRLTFFRVKVPPQMLQQFLSKCPLLEYLCLIGSQNGLDFVAGETKFTFVDLFSVCAFDSDFGYLKVLHEGGMPHKLPDSLVHLKYLFLDVCMAEKNEISALLCMIMSSSLLEKIGFLLDHLETLEMNLDPQDYPDMKLDHLVSLWIEDFSNLRLEMEFVKLIMAKSPVLKKVRIVLDGNVSVDEELEMLRDLVLHPIPRASPSAKLAIVRPKTSS
- the LOC110914969 gene encoding F-box/FBD/LRR-repeat protein At1g13570 isoform X1; the encoded protein is MEYQNPTRTQSDIISTLPLNIIEHILARMPLRDALRTSVLSKKWRYTWRSMPKLTFTDDMVKLPSNQCCGQLMKYKVAYAIFHVLLLHNGPIILEFRSLVGHLRLDSEFAPIISYLERGSKVKRLTFFRVKVPPQMLQQFLSKCPLLEYLCLIGSQNGLDFVAGETKFTFVDLFSVCAFDSDFGYLKVLHEGGMPHKLPDSLVHLKYLFLDVCMAEKNEISALLCMIMSSSLLEKIGFLMCDNEKLDHLETLEMNLDPQDYPDMKLDHLVSLWIEDFSNLRLEMEFVKLIMAKSPVLKKVRIVLDGNVSVDEELEMLRDLVLHPIPRASPSAKLAIVRPKTSS